The Arvicanthis niloticus isolate mArvNil1 chromosome 2, mArvNil1.pat.X, whole genome shotgun sequence genome includes a window with the following:
- the LOC143441125 gene encoding uncharacterized protein LOC143441125 isoform X3 produces the protein MLQEGKDCICTVVIMNLLLMTVVLTVLPVTSADKMDSVIHAATYRAGTFPASADKESQDFVDYRNQDQEEAGTELLGKWYITRWAGNMPIPAKKKSSPLPPFKFVINIIGKLEFRMKIMKPIGCVLFKQYVDEFPKYPGLYQAWSKHYIAIYFLTTEDFALAYYKDNFKHPTYIMTMLMESCE, from the exons ATGCTGCAGGAAGGGAAGGACTGCATATGCACTGTGGTAATCATGAATCTGCTCTTGATGACTGTGGTCCTAACTGTACTCCCTGTAACTTCAGCAGATAAAATGGATTCAGTGATTCATGCTGCTACCTACAGGGCTGGTACATTTCCTGCTTCTGCTGATAAG GAGAGTCAAGATTTTGTGGATTACAGAAATCAGGACCAAGAGGAGGCAGGTACTGAG CTTCTAGGAAAGTGGTATATAACTCGCTGGGCTGGGAACATGCCTATTCCTGCAAAGAAGAAGTCCAGCCCACTGCCACCTTTCAAATTTGTCATTAATATTATTGGGAAGTTGGAGTTCAGAATGAAGATCAT GAAACCGATCGGATGTGTTTTGTTCAAGCAGTATGTGGATGAATTCCCAAAATATCCTGGTTTATATCAAGCAT GGTCAAAGCACTACATAGCCATCTATTTTCTGACCACAGAGGACTTCGCACTGGCATACTACAAGGATAACTTTAAACATCCCACCTACATAATGACAATGCTcatgg AGTCTTGTGAGTAA
- the LOC143441125 gene encoding von Ebner gland protein 1-like isoform X1 — protein sequence MLQEGKDCICTVVIMNLLLMTVVLTVLPVTSADKMDSVIHAATYRAGTFPASADKESQDFVDYRNQDQEEAGTELLGKWYITRWAGNMPIPAKKKSSPLPPFKFVINIIGKLEFRMKIMKPIGCVLFKQYVDEFPKYPGLYQAWSKHYIAIYFLTTEDFALAYYKDNFKHPTYIMTMLMGRSMVVNPQSLKLYETFVVNTGLNKTDIFNPPCDESCE from the exons ATGCTGCAGGAAGGGAAGGACTGCATATGCACTGTGGTAATCATGAATCTGCTCTTGATGACTGTGGTCCTAACTGTACTCCCTGTAACTTCAGCAGATAAAATGGATTCAGTGATTCATGCTGCTACCTACAGGGCTGGTACATTTCCTGCTTCTGCTGATAAG GAGAGTCAAGATTTTGTGGATTACAGAAATCAGGACCAAGAGGAGGCAGGTACTGAG CTTCTAGGAAAGTGGTATATAACTCGCTGGGCTGGGAACATGCCTATTCCTGCAAAGAAGAAGTCCAGCCCACTGCCACCTTTCAAATTTGTCATTAATATTATTGGGAAGTTGGAGTTCAGAATGAAGATCAT GAAACCGATCGGATGTGTTTTGTTCAAGCAGTATGTGGATGAATTCCCAAAATATCCTGGTTTATATCAAGCAT GGTCAAAGCACTACATAGCCATCTATTTTCTGACCACAGAGGACTTCGCACTGGCATACTACAAGGATAACTTTAAACATCCCACCTACATAATGACAATGCTcatgg GTCGTTCTATGGTTGTAAATCCACAATCTCTGAAGTTGTATGAAACATTTGTGGTGAATACAGGCCTGAATAAAACAGACATCTTCAACCCTCCTTGTGATG AGTCTTGTGAGTAA
- the LOC143441125 gene encoding von Ebner gland protein 1-like isoform X2 has translation MLQEGKDCICTVVIMNLLLMTVVLTVLPVTSADKMDSVIHAATYRAGTFPASADKLLGKWYITRWAGNMPIPAKKKSSPLPPFKFVINIIGKLEFRMKIMKPIGCVLFKQYVDEFPKYPGLYQAWSKHYIAIYFLTTEDFALAYYKDNFKHPTYIMTMLMGRSMVVNPQSLKLYETFVVNTGLNKTDIFNPPCDESCE, from the exons ATGCTGCAGGAAGGGAAGGACTGCATATGCACTGTGGTAATCATGAATCTGCTCTTGATGACTGTGGTCCTAACTGTACTCCCTGTAACTTCAGCAGATAAAATGGATTCAGTGATTCATGCTGCTACCTACAGGGCTGGTACATTTCCTGCTTCTGCTGATAAG CTTCTAGGAAAGTGGTATATAACTCGCTGGGCTGGGAACATGCCTATTCCTGCAAAGAAGAAGTCCAGCCCACTGCCACCTTTCAAATTTGTCATTAATATTATTGGGAAGTTGGAGTTCAGAATGAAGATCAT GAAACCGATCGGATGTGTTTTGTTCAAGCAGTATGTGGATGAATTCCCAAAATATCCTGGTTTATATCAAGCAT GGTCAAAGCACTACATAGCCATCTATTTTCTGACCACAGAGGACTTCGCACTGGCATACTACAAGGATAACTTTAAACATCCCACCTACATAATGACAATGCTcatgg GTCGTTCTATGGTTGTAAATCCACAATCTCTGAAGTTGTATGAAACATTTGTGGTGAATACAGGCCTGAATAAAACAGACATCTTCAACCCTCCTTGTGATG AGTCTTGTGAGTAA